In a single window of the Natronosalvus caseinilyticus genome:
- a CDS encoding DUF7344 domain-containing protein — MSKTRPTVRNQEVAHRILANPRRRRLLTTLTERGQDTVEGLAEAVARRECLPDDAEDRRRARRDVHVSLVHVHLPMLADHGLVEYDRGEGDVVLLEGAESLAFEGVIELAVGEA, encoded by the coding sequence GAAGACACGACCGACGGTTCGCAATCAGGAGGTCGCACACCGGATACTCGCGAATCCACGACGACGACGGCTCCTCACGACACTCACGGAACGAGGGCAGGATACAGTCGAGGGCCTCGCCGAGGCGGTTGCGAGACGGGAGTGCCTGCCGGACGACGCCGAGGACCGTCGACGCGCTCGACGGGACGTTCACGTTTCGCTCGTCCACGTGCATCTGCCAATGCTAGCGGATCACGGGCTCGTCGAGTACGACAGGGGCGAGGGCGACGTAGTTTTACTCGAGGGAGCGGAGTCCCTCGCGTTCGAGGGGGTCATCGAACTGGCTGTCGGTGAGGCCTGA